CTGCATCCAGTCCGTGAACTGCTGCTGCCTCCTCAAGACTCTCTCCTGCTGCTGCAAGACACCCTATGCAATGCATTCCTGCTGCCATGAGAATCGCCGCATTACCGGCATCTATTGCCAGTATATCATTTATAAGCATATCTTTACTTATCTTTGCCATATTATATATCCTCCTATGATTACTCGTATTCAGCACTTCTCATTATATTATACCCTTTTTTAAATGTCTATCCCTTTTATCTATATTGCCGGCGTCACAATTGTCTATATCGTTCTTTCTTATTGAGTCTTATTGAAAAATATACCTTGTTGATAAATATTATTATTACTTGCTTATTATTGTGTTTTGTTTTACAATAAGCGTGTGATTATTTTTACTTTATAAGGAGGAAACAATTATGGCATTCGTTATTGGCGATTCATGTATCGGTTGTGGTTCATGTGCTGGTTCTTGTCCAGTAGGCGCTATCAGTGATAATGGCGGCGTATTTGTTATCGATGGTTCACAGTGCATCTCATGTGGTGCTTGTGCTGGTTCTTGCCCAGTAGGAACTATCTCAGAGGAGTAATTCATACGATACGATACGATGTCAACATCATATCGCATGGTATCAATTATATATCTAAACTACAACTATTAAAGAAAAAGGAAACGGATTCTGTCCGTTTCCTTTTTTGTTTATTTTTGTATATTTTTATTGTCTATTCTGACACGTAAGTATATGAC
This sequence is a window from Coprococcus eutactus. Protein-coding genes within it:
- a CDS encoding DUF1858 domain-containing protein, giving the protein MAKISKDMLINDILAIDAGNAAILMAAGMHCIGCLAAAGESLEEAAAVHGLDAVELEQEINDYLAKKEAE
- a CDS encoding DUF362 domain-containing protein; the encoded protein is MAFVIGDSCIGCGSCAGSCPVGAISDNGGVFVIDGSQCISCGACAGSCPVGTISEE